One Solanum pennellii chromosome 9, SPENNV200 DNA segment encodes these proteins:
- the LOC107029965 gene encoding protein LURP-one-related 15-like — MATERLEVIGPQFCAPYAVDLSIVKQVMTLKDGSFQVLDVNENVVFSVKGKVFSLRERRVLVDGAGNPLVTFQQKLLTAHHRWQAFRGESTDSKQLLFSVKKSGLVQFLKTKLDVFLATNTKEEVSDFKIEGSWMEKSCVIYASNSTQVAKMHKKRTAESLLLGKDNFGVTVSANVDFAFIVALIVILDEINEDE; from the exons TTTTGTGCACCATACGCGGTTGATTTGAGTATCGTTAAGCAGGTCATGACCTTAAAAGATGGTTCTTTTCAAGTACTCGATGTTAATGAAAATGTCGTTTTTTCTGTCAAAGGAAAGGTCTTTAGCCTACGTGAACGTAGAGTTTTGGTAGATGGTGCTGGAAATCCTCTTGTCACGTTTCAACAAAAg CTATTGACTGCTCATCATAGATGGCAAGCATTCAGAGGAGAGAGTACAGACTCTAAACAATTGCTTTTTAGTGTTAAGAAGTCTGGACTTGTTCAATTCTTGAAGACCAAGTTAGATGTCTTCTTGGCTACCAACACTAAAGAAGAAGTTAGTGACTTCAAAATTGAAGGCAGTTGGATGGAAAAATCTTGTGTCATTTATGCTTCTAATTCTACACAAGTTGCCAAg ATGCACAAGAAACGCACAGCTGAAAGTCTTCTTCTTGGCAAAGATAATTTTGGTGTAACTGTGAGTGCAAACGTTGATTTTGCTTTCATAGTTGCTCTTATTGTGATCCTTGATGAGATTAACGAAGACGAATGA